A portion of the Halodesulfovibrio aestuarii DSM 17919 = ATCC 29578 genome contains these proteins:
- a CDS encoding 30S ribosomal protein S1 encodes MTGSEDSRQNGTMENFEEMLEAYTGADKALSVGDKVSGPIIGMSGDNLFVDVGAKIDGIADRAEFLGEEGELTVAEGDTVELYVTAVKADAIHLSKAISGPAGAAMLEEAFNAKLPVEGKVLATRKGGFDVEVSKRRVFCPVSQIDTKFVENAEEYVGKTFSFAIIKFEQRGRNIVVSRRALLEEEQQAARDEFLKNVKEGDLIDVTITRLTNFGAFAELATGVEGLIHVSELSWTRIAQADEAVSVGDKLRVKLLGVDTDKKGQLRISLSAKQVQENPWNRVESELTAGEVREGKVVRLTPFGAFVEVLPGIDGLVHISEMSYTKRVHKAEDVVSVGDIISVKVKSIDLASRRISLSMRDAEGDPWADIEERFPAGAEVEGTVESSSDFGLFINIAPGITGLMPKSLMAKADKAANLDALKSGDKVEVTISQLRAAERKVTLAPKGVTASEDNSWKAHRKTQTAKAEPQSNFGSLGSLLQDALNKKK; translated from the coding sequence GAAGCCTACACAGGTGCTGACAAAGCTCTGTCTGTTGGCGATAAAGTTTCCGGCCCAATCATCGGCATGTCCGGTGATAACCTTTTTGTCGACGTTGGAGCCAAAATCGACGGCATTGCTGATCGTGCTGAGTTCCTCGGCGAAGAAGGTGAACTTACCGTTGCTGAAGGTGATACCGTAGAACTCTACGTTACTGCTGTTAAAGCTGACGCAATCCATCTTTCTAAAGCTATCAGCGGCCCTGCTGGCGCAGCTATGCTCGAAGAAGCATTCAACGCAAAACTTCCTGTTGAAGGTAAAGTACTTGCTACCCGTAAGGGCGGCTTTGATGTTGAGGTTTCTAAACGTCGCGTATTCTGTCCAGTTAGCCAGATCGACACCAAATTTGTTGAAAATGCTGAAGAGTATGTTGGCAAAACATTCTCCTTCGCTATTATCAAATTTGAGCAGCGCGGTCGTAACATTGTTGTTTCCCGTCGAGCACTGCTCGAAGAGGAACAGCAGGCTGCTCGTGATGAGTTCCTCAAAAACGTTAAAGAAGGCGATCTCATTGATGTTACCATCACCCGCCTTACTAACTTTGGCGCATTTGCAGAACTCGCAACTGGCGTTGAAGGTCTCATTCACGTTTCTGAACTGTCCTGGACTCGCATTGCTCAGGCTGACGAAGCCGTCTCCGTTGGTGACAAACTGCGCGTTAAACTGCTTGGCGTAGACACCGACAAAAAAGGCCAGCTCCGCATTTCCCTTTCTGCTAAACAGGTTCAGGAAAACCCTTGGAACCGCGTTGAGTCAGAACTTACCGCTGGTGAAGTACGCGAAGGCAAAGTTGTTCGCCTCACTCCATTCGGTGCATTTGTTGAAGTGCTTCCTGGCATTGACGGTTTGGTGCACATTTCTGAAATGTCCTACACTAAACGCGTTCACAAAGCAGAAGATGTTGTCTCTGTTGGCGACATTATTTCTGTTAAAGTTAAGTCCATAGACTTAGCATCCCGTCGTATTTCCCTCAGCATGCGTGATGCTGAAGGCGATCCTTGGGCAGACATTGAAGAACGTTTCCCAGCCGGCGCTGAAGTTGAAGGCACCGTAGAGTCTTCCTCTGATTTCGGTCTGTTTATTAACATTGCTCCGGGCATTACCGGTCTTATGCCGAAGTCTCTGATGGCTAAAGCTGACAAAGCAGCAAACCTTGATGCTCTCAAATCAGGCGACAAGGTTGAAGTAACCATTTCACAGCTCCGCGCAGCAGAGCGTAAAGTTACTCTTGCTCCTAAAGGCGTTACAGCCTCTGAAGACAATTCCTGGAAAGCGCATCGTAAAACACAGACTGCTAAAGCAGAACCACAGAGCAACTTCGGTTCCTTAGGTTCCCTGCTGCAGGACGCGCTCAACAAGAAAAAATAA